A genome region from Glycine max cultivar Williams 82 chromosome 5, Glycine_max_v4.0, whole genome shotgun sequence includes the following:
- the LOC100776926 gene encoding calcium-transporting ATPase 2, plasma membrane-type isoform X1, giving the protein MESYLHENFGGVKSKNTTEEALQKWRKVCGVVKNPKRRFRFTANISKRSEAAAMRRTNQEKLRVAVLVSKAAFQFIQGVQPSDYVVPDEVKAAGFQICAEELGSIVEGHDVKKLKFHGGVDGIAGKLSTSTTTGLSGDSESRHRRQELFGVNKFTESEVRSFWIFVYEALQDMTLMILGVCAFVSLIVGIATEGWPKGAHDGLGIVASILLVVFVTATSDYRQSLQFKDLDKEKKKISIQVTRNGYRQKMSIYSLLPGDIVHLSIGDQVPADGLFVSGFSVLIDESSLTGESEPVMVTSQNPFLLSGTKVQDGSCTMLITTVGMRTQWGKLMATLSEGGDDETPLQVKLNGVATIIGKIGLVFAVITFAVLVKGLMGRKLQEGRFWWWSADDAMEMLEFFAIAVTIVVVAVPEGLPLAVTLSLAFAMKKMMNDKALVRHLAACETMGSATTICSDKTGTLTTNRMTVVKTCIFMNIKEVTSNDSSLSTELPDSALKMLLQSIFNNTGGEVVVNKKGKREILGTPTESALLEFGLSLGGDFHAERQTCKVVKVEPFNSERKRMGVVLEIPDGGLRAHCKGASEIILAACDKVMNSNGDVVSIDEESSNYLNSTIDQFASEALRTLCLAYMELENGFSAEDPIPVSGYTCVGIVGIKDPVRPSVKESVEVCRSAGIVVRMVTGDNINTAKAIARECGILTDDGIAIEGPDFREKTQEELFELIPKIQVMARSSPLDKHTLVKHLRTTFGEVVAVTGDGTNDAPALHEADIGLAMGIAGTEVAKESADVIILDDNFSTIVTVAKWGRSVYINIQKFVQFQLTVNVVALLVNFSSACMTGSAPLTAVQLLWVNMIMDTLGALALATEPPTDDLMKRTPVGRKGEFISNVMWRNILGQALYQFVVIWFLQSVGKWVFFLRGPDAEVVLNTLIFNTFVFCQVFNEVNSREMEEVDVFKGIWDNHVFIAVLSATVFFQILIVEYLGTFANTTPLSLVQWIFCLGAGYVGMPLAVRLKQIPV; this is encoded by the exons ATGGAGAGTTATTTGCATGAGAATTTTGGAGGAGTGAAGTCCAAAAACACTACTGAAGAGGCTCTTCAGAAATGGAGGAAGGTATGTGGGGTTGTAAAGAACCCCAAACGACGTTTTCGATTCACTGCCAACATCTCCAAGCGCTCCGAAGCTGCTGCTATGCGTCGTACCAATCAG GAGAAGTTAAGGGTTGCTGTTTTGGTTTCCAAAGCTGCATTTCAGTTTATCCAAG GTGTTCAACCAAGCGATTACGTTGTACCTGATGAAGTAAAAGCTGCAGGTTTCCAAATCTGTGCTGAAGAATTGGGGTCTATTGTTGAAGGCCATGACGTAAAGAAGCTCAAGTTTCATGGTGGAGTAGATGGCATTGCAGGAAAGctttcaacatcaacaaccaCGGGGCTTAGTGGTGATTCTGAATCACGGCACAGGAGACAAGAGCTTTTTGGAGTGAATAAATTCACTGAAAGCGAAGTTCGGAGTTTCTGGATTTTTGTTTATGAAGCCCTTCAAGACATGACTCTCATGATCCTAGGAGTGTGTGCTTTTGTTTCTCTGATAGTTGGCATAGCAACAGAAGGATGGCCCAAAGGTGCTCATGATGGACTCGGAATCGTTGCAAGTATCTTACTAGTAGTCTTTGTGACAGCAACAAGCGATTATCGCCAATCGTTGCAATTCAAGGACTTAgacaaggagaagaaaaagatttCCATTCAAGTCACAAGAAACGGTTACAGGCAGAAAATGTCAATATATAGTTTACTCCCTGGTGATATCGTGCATCTTTCAATTGGAGACCAAGTCCCTGCAGATGGTTTATTTGTTTCAGGATTTTCTGTGTTGATTGACGAGTCAAGTTTAACTGGTGAGAGTGAGCCGGTGATGGTGACTTCCCAGAATCCTTTTCTTCTCTCCGGAACCAAGGTCCAAGATGGATCTTGCACCATGTTGATTACCACTGTTGGGATGAGGACTCAATGGGGCAAGTTGATGGCAACTCTGAGTGAAGGTGGAGATGATGAAACCCCATTGCAGGTGAAACTGAATGGAGTAGCAACAATTATTGGGAAGATAGGACTCGTCTTTGCGGTAATTACCTTTGCAGTTTTGGTGAAAGGACTAATGGGCCGCAAACTCCAAGAAGGAAGGTTCTGGTGGTGGTCAGCAGATGATGCAATGGAGATGTTGGAATTCTTTGCCATTGCTGTTacaattgttgttgttgctgttccGGAGGGGTTACCATTAGCTGTGACATTGAGCCTTGCATTCGcaatgaagaagatgatgaatgaCAAGGCCTTGGTGAGGCATTTGGCAGCATGTGAAACTATGGGATCAGCCACAACTATATGCAGTGACAAGACTGGGACACTAACCACCAACCGCATGACCGTGGTGAAAACATGCATTTTTATGAATATCAAGGAAGTGACTAGTAATGATTCTAGTTTGTCCACTGAACTCCCAGATTCTGCTTTGAAAATGTTGCTTCAGTCAATCTTTAATAACACTGGAGGAGAGGTTGTGGTTAACAAAAAGGGTAAGCGCGAGATCTTGGGGACGCCAACTGAGTCAGCACTATTGGAGTTTGGTTTATCACTGGGAGGGGATTTTCATGCAGAGAGACAAACATGTAAAGTTGTTAAAGTTGAGCCATTCAACTCCGAGAGGAAAAGAATGGGTGTGGTTTTGGAGATCCCTGATGGAGGTTTAAGGGCTCATTGTAAAGGCGCTTCTGAAATCATTCTGGCTGCTTGTGACAAGGTGATGAACTCAAACGGCGATGTTGTCTCCATTGACGAAGAATCAAGTAATTATCTGAATAGTACAATCGACCAGTTTGCTAGTGAGGCACTTAGAACTCTTTGCCTTGCGTATATGGAATTGGAAAATGGGTTTTCCGCAGAAGACCCTATTCCTGTTTCTGGCTACACATGTGTAGGAATTGTTGGTATCAAAGATCCTGTTCGTCCCAGTGTTAAGGAATCGGTTGAAGTGTGTCGTTCAGCAGGAATAGTGGTGAGAATGGTTACCGGAGACAATATTAATACTGCAAAGGCCATAGCCAGGGAATGTGGGATTTTAACAGATGATGGCATAGCCATTGAGGGTCCAGACTTTAGAGAGAAGACTCAGGAGGAATTGTTTGAACTGATTCCCAAAATTCAG gtTATGGCTCGATCCTCACCTCTAGACAAACATACACTGGTGAAACACCTTCGTACCACATTTGGGGAAGTTGTAGCTGTAACTGGTGATGGAACAAATGATGCCCCGGCCCTTCATGAAGCTGATATCGGACTTGCAATGGGAATTGCTGGAACTGAG GTTGCTAAAGAAAGTGCAGATGTCATAATTCTGGATGATAATTTCTCCACGATAGTGACAGTAGCCAAATGGGGACGTTCAGTTTacataaatattcaaaaattcGTACAGTTCCAGCTTACTGTAAATGTGGTTGCATTACTGGTGAACTTCTCATCAGCATGCATGACAG GCAGTGCACCCCTCACAGCTGTTCAACTTTTGTGGGTGAACATGATAATGGACACTCTAGGAGCACTTGCACTTGCAACTGAACCACCAACTGATGATTTAATGAAGCGCACACCAGTGGGGAGGAAGGGTGAATTCATCAGCAATGTCATGTGGAGGAATATCTTAGGACAAGCGTTGTATCAGTTTGTGGTGATATGGTTTCTTCAGTCAGTAGGAAAATGGGTCTTTTTTCTCCGAGGCCCGGATGCTGAAGTGGTCTTAAACACACTTATTTTCAACACATTCGTATTCTGTCAA GTTTTCAATGAGGTAAACTCTCGTGAGATGGAGGAAGTTGATGTATTTAAAGGCATATGGGATAATCATGTGTTCATAGCTGTCCTCAGTGCGACGGTTTTCTTTCAAATCCTAATAGTTGAGTACTTGGGAACCTTTGCCAACACAACACCTCTCAGTCTGGTACAATGGATCTTTTGCTTAGGGGCTGGATATGTGGGAATGCCACTTGCAGTTCGCTTAAAGCAGATCCCCGTCTGA
- the LOC100776403 gene encoding formin-like protein 6, with protein sequence MKAHHHHHHHLSFFSILSLFTLFFSTSQTTITNKTQLSVHNETRRILHQPLFPAVSAPPPVTPPPPAPLDIPSSPDIPFFNEYPAGQPPPVQNLPPVTTSGGMIANPTATQPTKPAKKVAIVISVGIVTLGMFSALGFFLYRHRVRHPAETQKLVSRKVLEDSPRAPPPPPPSSFLYIGTVEPTRTSLSEPNGITVNTSPYRKLDSIKLSSNHRYRPSPELQPLPPPHKPPDESHSPAAEFSDSSSSSEEESCETAFHSPHGSSLGCEENFFTPVSRHSCLSAAAAAPVVPHSKRTSPKSRFSAPTPEIRNIVVPPVKPSPAPAPVPAASTKYHHVEKELTLGPSRRPKFSSHPPAPNLTHLHSNEFTTSLKPPPPPPPPPPPPQTLPLRKVWSLSISTSSSSVSRKNGESWSPNEGGSSGNRVSVRKGSFEEVYQRREGDDVDGAKPKLKALHWDKVSTTSDRATVWDQLKFSSFQLNEDMMETLFGCKSTGSASKENVTRRSVLPPAEPENRVLDPKKSQNIAILLRALNVTRDEVCEALLDGNPEGLGSELLETLVKMALTKEEEIKLKNYDGDLSRLGSAERFLKAVLDIPLAFKRIEAMLYRANFETEVNYLRKSFQTLDVASEELKNSRLFLKLLEAVLRTGNRMNVGTNRGGAISFKLDTLLKLVDIKGTDGKTTLLHFVVQEIIRSEGTGGESANCNVQNQTNSQFNEDEFRKKGLQVVAGLSRDLGNVKKAAGMDSDVLSSYVSKLEIGLDKVRLVLQCRKPDMHGNFFNSTALFLKDAEEEIVRIKADERKALFLVKEVTEYFHGDAAKEEAHPFRIFMVVRDFLNSLDQVCKEVGRMQDRTVIGSARSFRIAASASLPVLNKYHARQDRSSDEESLSP encoded by the exons ATGAaagctcatcatcatcatcatcatcatttgagCTTCTTTTCTATCCTATCATTGTTCACTCTATTCTTCTCCACTTCCCAAACTACCATTACCAACAAAACTCAATTATCAGTTCACAATGAAACAAGAAGAATTCTCCACCAGCCGTTGTTCCCGGCGGTGTCGGCTCCACCGCCGGTTACTCCGCCACCGCCGGCGCCGCTGGATATTCCGTCTTCTCCCGACATTCCTTTCTTCAACGAGTATCCCGCTGGGCAGCCGCCGCCGGTGCAGAATCTGCCTCCGGTGACAACCTCTGGCGGTATGATCGCGAACCCAACTGCGACGCAGCCAACGAAACCCGCGAAGAAGGTGGCAATTGTGATCTCCGTGGGAATTGTTACACTTGGAATGTTCTCTGCATTAGGCTTCTTCTTGTACAGACACAGAGTGAGACACCCGGCAGAGACGCAGAAACTGGTTTCTCGGAAGGTTCTAGAAGATTCTCCGCGGGCCCCACCACCGCCGCCACCCTCGAGCTTCCTCTACATTGGCACGGTGGAGCCCACCAGAACTTCGCTGAGCGAACCCAATGGAATAACCGTTAACACTTCCCCTTATCGGAAACTTGATTCCATTAAGCTTAGCTCCAATCACCGTTACCGCCCCAGCCCCGAGTTGCAGCCGCTGCCGCCGCCGCACAAGCCTCCGGACGAGAGCCATTCGCCGGCGGCGGAATTCTCCGACTCCTCATCCTCTTCTGAGGAGGAAAGCTGCGAGACGGCGTTCCACTCGCCGCACGGCTCCTCGCTCGGCTGCGAAGAGAATTTCTTTACGCCGGTCTCGCGCCACAGTTGTCTCTCCGCTGCCGCGGCGGCACCGGTGGTTCCTCACTCGAAGAGAACTTCTCCGAAATCCCGGTTTTCCGCTCCTACTCCCGAGATCAGAAACATTGTCGTTCCGCCGGTTAAGCCTTCTCCGGCACCGGCGCCGGTGCCGGCCGCTTCAACAAAATATCATCACGTGGAGAAAGAATTAACATTGGGTCCTTCTAGAAGACCCAAATTCTCATCGCATCCCCCAGCACCGAATTTGACTCATCTTCATTCAAATGAGTTCACAACTTCACTTAaacctcctcctcctccgccACCGCCACCACCGCCACCACAGACACTGCCGTTGAGAAAGGTCTGGTCTCTGTCAATTAGTACATCTTCTTCCTCAGTGTCAAGGAAGAACGGAGAGTCATGGTCCCCAAATGAAGGAGGGTCTTCTGGTAACCGTGTTAGTGTAAGGAAAGGTTCTTTTGAGGAAGTTTACCAAAGGCGTGAAGGTGATGATGTGGATGGAGCAAAACCCAAGTTGAAGGCTCTGCATTGGGATAAAGTGTCTACTACTTCGGACCGTGCCACTGTGTGGGACCAGTTAAAATTCAGCTCCTTTCA GttaaatgaggacatgatggaGACACTGTTTGGCTGCAAATCCACAGGTTCTGCTTCTAAAGAGAATGTTACTAGAAGATCAGTTCTTCCTCCTGCTGAACCGGAGAATAGGGTGTTGGATCCAAAGAAGTCTCAAAACATAGCTATACTGCTAAGGGCACTCAATGTGACTAGAGATGAGGTGTGCGAAGCTCTTTTAGATG GGAATCCTGAAGGTTTAGGAAGTGAGCTATTGGAGACTCTAGTGAAGATGGCTCTAACAAAGGAGGaagaaataaaacttaaaaattatgatgGTGACCTCTCAAGACTTGGCTCTGCAGAAAGATTCCTTAAAGCAGTGCTTGATATCCCTTTAGCTTTTAAAAGAATTGAAGCTATGCTGTACAGAGCTAATTTTGAAACTGAAGTTAACTACCTTAGGAAGTCCTTTCAGACCCTGGAC GTGGCAAGTGAGGAATTAAAGAACAGTCGGTTATTCCTCAAACTTCTTGAAGCTGTTCTAAGGACAGGAAACAGAATGAATGTTGGCACAAATCGCGGTGGCGCTATATCTTTCAAACTGGACACACTTCTAAAACTTGTAGACATAAAGGGCACAGATGGGAAGACAACACTGCTCCACTTTGTGGTCCAAGAGATCATTAGATCTGAAGGAACAGGCGGTGAATCTGCAAACTGCAATGTTCAAAACCAAACGAATTCCCAATTCAACGAGGATGAGTTCAGAAAGAAAGGATTGCAGGTTGTGGCTGGACTGAGTAGGGACCTTGGAAATGTCAAAAAGGCCGCAGGAATGGACTCGGATGTTTTAAGCAGCTATGTCTCAAAGCTTGAAATTGGACTTGACAAAGTGAGATTAGTTTTGCAATGTAGAAAGCCGGATATGCACGGGAATTTCTTTAACTCAACTGCACTGTTTCTGAAAGATGCTGAAGAGGAAATTGTTAGGATCAAGGCTGATGAGAGAAAGGCCTTGTTCCTTGTGAAAGAAGTTACAGAATACTTTCACGGGGATGCAGCAAAGGAAGAAGCGCACCCTTTCCGAATTTTTATGGTTGTAAGAGACTTTCTAAATAGTTTGGATCAAGTCTGCAAAGAAGTGGGAAGGATGCAGGATAGGACTGTGATTGGTTCAGCTAGATCCTTCAGGATAGCCGCAAGTGCATCGTTACCTGTTCTCAACAAGTACCATGCAAGACAAGATAGAAGTTCAGATGAGGAAAGCTTATCCCCCTAG
- the LOC100776926 gene encoding putative calcium-transporting ATPase 7, plasma membrane-type isoform X2 codes for MESYLHENFGGVKSKNTTEEALQKWRKVCGVVKNPKRRFRFTANISKRSEAAAMRRTNQEKLRVAVLVSKAAFQFIQGVQPSDYVVPDEVKAAGFQICAEELGSIVEGHDVKKLKFHGGVDGIAGKLSTSTTTGLSGDSESRHRRQELFGVNKFTESEVRSFWIFVYEALQDMTLMILGVCAFVSLIVGIATEGWPKGAHDGLGIVASILLVVFVTATSDYRQSLQFKDLDKEKKKISIQVTRNGYRQKMSIYSLLPGDIVHLSIGDQVPADGLFVSGFSVLIDESSLTGESEPVMVTSQNPFLLSGTKVQDGSCTMLITTVGMRTQWGKLMATLSEGGDDETPLQVKLNGVATIIGKIGLVFAVITFAVLVKGLMGRKLQEGRFWWWSADDAMEMLEFFAIAVTIVVVAVPEGLPLAVTLSLAFAMKKMMNDKALVRHLAACETMGSATTICSDKTGTLTTNRMTVVKTCIFMNIKEVTSNDSSLSTELPDSALKMLLQSIFNNTGGEVVVNKKGKREILGTPTESALLEFGLSLGGDFHAERQTCKVVKVEPFNSERKRMGVVLEIPDGGLRAHCKGASEIILAACDKVMNSNGDVVSIDEESSNYLNSTIDQFASEALRTLCLAYMELGPDFREKTQEELFELIPKIQVMARSSPLDKHTLVKHLRTTFGEVVAVTGDGTNDAPALHEADIGLAMGIAGTEVAKESADVIILDDNFSTIVTVAKWGRSVYINIQKFVQFQLTVNVVALLVNFSSACMTGSAPLTAVQLLWVNMIMDTLGALALATEPPTDDLMKRTPVGRKGEFISNVMWRNILGQALYQFVVIWFLQSVGKWVFFLRGPDAEVVLNTLIFNTFVFCQVFNEVNSREMEEVDVFKGIWDNHVFIAVLSATVFFQILIVEYLGTFANTTPLSLVQWIFCLGAGYVGMPLAVRLKQIPV; via the exons ATGGAGAGTTATTTGCATGAGAATTTTGGAGGAGTGAAGTCCAAAAACACTACTGAAGAGGCTCTTCAGAAATGGAGGAAGGTATGTGGGGTTGTAAAGAACCCCAAACGACGTTTTCGATTCACTGCCAACATCTCCAAGCGCTCCGAAGCTGCTGCTATGCGTCGTACCAATCAG GAGAAGTTAAGGGTTGCTGTTTTGGTTTCCAAAGCTGCATTTCAGTTTATCCAAG GTGTTCAACCAAGCGATTACGTTGTACCTGATGAAGTAAAAGCTGCAGGTTTCCAAATCTGTGCTGAAGAATTGGGGTCTATTGTTGAAGGCCATGACGTAAAGAAGCTCAAGTTTCATGGTGGAGTAGATGGCATTGCAGGAAAGctttcaacatcaacaaccaCGGGGCTTAGTGGTGATTCTGAATCACGGCACAGGAGACAAGAGCTTTTTGGAGTGAATAAATTCACTGAAAGCGAAGTTCGGAGTTTCTGGATTTTTGTTTATGAAGCCCTTCAAGACATGACTCTCATGATCCTAGGAGTGTGTGCTTTTGTTTCTCTGATAGTTGGCATAGCAACAGAAGGATGGCCCAAAGGTGCTCATGATGGACTCGGAATCGTTGCAAGTATCTTACTAGTAGTCTTTGTGACAGCAACAAGCGATTATCGCCAATCGTTGCAATTCAAGGACTTAgacaaggagaagaaaaagatttCCATTCAAGTCACAAGAAACGGTTACAGGCAGAAAATGTCAATATATAGTTTACTCCCTGGTGATATCGTGCATCTTTCAATTGGAGACCAAGTCCCTGCAGATGGTTTATTTGTTTCAGGATTTTCTGTGTTGATTGACGAGTCAAGTTTAACTGGTGAGAGTGAGCCGGTGATGGTGACTTCCCAGAATCCTTTTCTTCTCTCCGGAACCAAGGTCCAAGATGGATCTTGCACCATGTTGATTACCACTGTTGGGATGAGGACTCAATGGGGCAAGTTGATGGCAACTCTGAGTGAAGGTGGAGATGATGAAACCCCATTGCAGGTGAAACTGAATGGAGTAGCAACAATTATTGGGAAGATAGGACTCGTCTTTGCGGTAATTACCTTTGCAGTTTTGGTGAAAGGACTAATGGGCCGCAAACTCCAAGAAGGAAGGTTCTGGTGGTGGTCAGCAGATGATGCAATGGAGATGTTGGAATTCTTTGCCATTGCTGTTacaattgttgttgttgctgttccGGAGGGGTTACCATTAGCTGTGACATTGAGCCTTGCATTCGcaatgaagaagatgatgaatgaCAAGGCCTTGGTGAGGCATTTGGCAGCATGTGAAACTATGGGATCAGCCACAACTATATGCAGTGACAAGACTGGGACACTAACCACCAACCGCATGACCGTGGTGAAAACATGCATTTTTATGAATATCAAGGAAGTGACTAGTAATGATTCTAGTTTGTCCACTGAACTCCCAGATTCTGCTTTGAAAATGTTGCTTCAGTCAATCTTTAATAACACTGGAGGAGAGGTTGTGGTTAACAAAAAGGGTAAGCGCGAGATCTTGGGGACGCCAACTGAGTCAGCACTATTGGAGTTTGGTTTATCACTGGGAGGGGATTTTCATGCAGAGAGACAAACATGTAAAGTTGTTAAAGTTGAGCCATTCAACTCCGAGAGGAAAAGAATGGGTGTGGTTTTGGAGATCCCTGATGGAGGTTTAAGGGCTCATTGTAAAGGCGCTTCTGAAATCATTCTGGCTGCTTGTGACAAGGTGATGAACTCAAACGGCGATGTTGTCTCCATTGACGAAGAATCAAGTAATTATCTGAATAGTACAATCGACCAGTTTGCTAGTGAGGCACTTAGAACTCTTTGCCTTGCGTATATGGAATT GGGTCCAGACTTTAGAGAGAAGACTCAGGAGGAATTGTTTGAACTGATTCCCAAAATTCAG gtTATGGCTCGATCCTCACCTCTAGACAAACATACACTGGTGAAACACCTTCGTACCACATTTGGGGAAGTTGTAGCTGTAACTGGTGATGGAACAAATGATGCCCCGGCCCTTCATGAAGCTGATATCGGACTTGCAATGGGAATTGCTGGAACTGAG GTTGCTAAAGAAAGTGCAGATGTCATAATTCTGGATGATAATTTCTCCACGATAGTGACAGTAGCCAAATGGGGACGTTCAGTTTacataaatattcaaaaattcGTACAGTTCCAGCTTACTGTAAATGTGGTTGCATTACTGGTGAACTTCTCATCAGCATGCATGACAG GCAGTGCACCCCTCACAGCTGTTCAACTTTTGTGGGTGAACATGATAATGGACACTCTAGGAGCACTTGCACTTGCAACTGAACCACCAACTGATGATTTAATGAAGCGCACACCAGTGGGGAGGAAGGGTGAATTCATCAGCAATGTCATGTGGAGGAATATCTTAGGACAAGCGTTGTATCAGTTTGTGGTGATATGGTTTCTTCAGTCAGTAGGAAAATGGGTCTTTTTTCTCCGAGGCCCGGATGCTGAAGTGGTCTTAAACACACTTATTTTCAACACATTCGTATTCTGTCAA GTTTTCAATGAGGTAAACTCTCGTGAGATGGAGGAAGTTGATGTATTTAAAGGCATATGGGATAATCATGTGTTCATAGCTGTCCTCAGTGCGACGGTTTTCTTTCAAATCCTAATAGTTGAGTACTTGGGAACCTTTGCCAACACAACACCTCTCAGTCTGGTACAATGGATCTTTTGCTTAGGGGCTGGATATGTGGGAATGCCACTTGCAGTTCGCTTAAAGCAGATCCCCGTCTGA